The Bos indicus x Bos taurus breed Angus x Brahman F1 hybrid chromosome 10, Bos_hybrid_MaternalHap_v2.0, whole genome shotgun sequence genome has a segment encoding these proteins:
- the LOC113900220 gene encoding 60S ribosomal protein L22-like 1, translated as MAQQAFKMVPKKDKKPKKSTWKFNLDLTHPVEDGTFDSGNFEQFLWEKVKVNGKTVNLGNVVHIERFKNKIIVISEKQFSKRYLKYLTKKYLKKNNLRDWLRVVASDKETYELRYFQISQDEDESESED; from the coding sequence ATGGCGCAGCAAGCCTTCAAGATGGTGCCGAAGAAAGACAAGAAGCCTAAGAAGTCAACCTGGAAGTTTAATTTGGATCTTACTCATCCAGTAGAAGATGGAACTTTTGATTCGGGAAATTTTGAACAGTTTCTGTGGGAGAAGGTTAAAGTGAATGGAAAAACTGTAAATCTTGGGAATGTCGTTCACATTGAACGCTTCAAGAATAAAATCATAGTCATTTCTGAGAAGCAGTTCTCTAAAAGGTATTTGAAGTACCTTACCAAAAAATACCTTAAAAAGAACAATCTTCGTGATTGGCTTCGTGTGGTTGCATCTGACAAGGAGACTTATGAGCTTCGTTACTTCCAGATTAGTCAAGATGAAGATGAATCTGAGTCTGAGGACTAG